The genomic stretch gctcaaaaatctctaagtcccagaaagtcgtttgttccgttttttcagataacaccagatcttgaagtgttctgcatttctaagacattcggcataaaaaaaattttttttttcggtatcgaaaatttcccgtttgcattttttttatcgggcaaaaaatgaaaatttgaccgctttaaggcacggttcaaattctgattcgtttcgttaccatcgtaaatccaatatttatcattaggtcacaaatcaatcaacttttagacttatggcatcttcgtggaatcatttcaccgttcaaaatggccgtcaaataattccacgcgaaacgtcgctttttccgttctcacttcactgatatgacactcataataaccccgattccgcggcagatgtcactttgcgacgtttgtctcacttacgtgagtcccgtaataggattttgttcacttcactctgatttcaccgtgaggtGACTCCCGTAAAAAGCACCATTATCACTTGTCTTCTTATTGTCATTCTCGTTCTGATTGTCATTCTCATTCTTGTTCTTATTCTCATTCCCTTTCCTATTCTCATTGCCATTCACATTCTCATTCAAATTCTTATTCTCATTTTCATTCTCACTCTCCTCATTTTCATTTCCATTCTCATTCTCACTCtcctcattttcattttcattctcattctcattctcattttcattctcattttcattctcattctcattctcattcttattctcattctcattctcattctcattctcattctcattttcATTCTCATTCCCATTCTCATTCCCATTcgcattctcattctcattcttattcgtattctcattttcattttcattttcattctcattctcattctcattcccattctcattctcattctcattctcattctcattctcattctcattctcattctgattctcattctcattctcattctgattctcattctcattctcattcccattctcattctcattctcattctcattctcattctcattctcattctgattctcattctcattctcattctgattctcattctcattctcattctcatcctcatcctcatcctcattctcattctcattttcattctcattctcattctcattctcattctcattctcattctcattcccattctcattctcattctcattctcattctcattctcattctcattctcattctcattctcattctcattctcattctcattctcattctcattctcattctcattctcattctcattctcattctcattctcattcccattctcattctcattctcattctcattctcattctcattctcattctcattctcattctcattctcattctcattctcattctcattctcattcttattcttattctcattctcattctcattctcattctcattctcattctcattctcattctcattctcattctcattcccattctcattctcattcccattctcattctcattctcattctcattctcattctcattctcattctcattctcattctcattctcattctcattctcattctcattctcattctcattctcattttcattctcattctcattctcattctcattctcattctcatcctCATTCTcgttctcattctcattctcattcacaTTCTCAggctcattctcattctcattctcattctcatcctCACTCTGATTCTGATTCTTGTTCCTGTTCCTATTCCTGTTCCTGTTCCTGTTCCTGTTCCTGTTCCTGTTCCTGTTCCTGTTCCTGTTcctgttcttgttcttgttcttgttcttgttcttgttcttgttcgtgttcttgttcttgttcttgttcttgttcttgtttttgtttttgtttttgttcttgttcttgttcttgttcttgttcttgttcttgttcttgttcttgttcttgttcttgttcttgttcttgttcttgttcttgttcttgttcttgttcttgttcttgttcttgttcttgttattgttattgttatcgttattgttattgttattgttattgttcttgttcttgttcttgttcttgttcttgttattgttattgttattgttattgttattgttattgttattgttattgttattgttattgttattgttattgttattgttattgttattgttattgttattgttattgttattgttattgttattgttattgttattgttattgttattgttattgttattgttattgttattgttattgttattgttattgttattgttattgttattattattgttattgttattgttattgttattgttattgttattgttattgttattgttattgttattgttattgttattgttattgttattgttattgttattgttattgttattgttattgttattgttattgttattgttattgttattgttattgttattgttattgttattgttattgttattgttattgttattgttattgttattgttattgttattgttattgttattgtcattgttattgttattgttattgttattgttattgttattgttattgttattgttattgttattgttattgttattgttattgttattgttattgttattgttattgttattgttattgttattgttattgttattgttattgttattgttattgttattgttattgttattgttattgttattgttattgttattgttattgttattgttattgttattgttattgttattgttattgttattgttattgttattgttattgttattgttattgttattgttattgttattgttattgttattgttattgttattgttatttttttatttttttttttttttttttttttgttgagggGTTTTTAACTGCTAAGCAGTCATTCAACCCATAAACCGTTTATTACCTTTGATAtatacatttcattttttttttcttcatttctctcctcatttttttttttttttttttttttttttttttttcttctcttttcattgATGTACTATGACGTTCTTGCActgtttttcattgaaaaaggcTTCTTTTGATTTCATCGCCGCTTACACTTTGTTATACAAATTACAGTCTTTCAtgtatttgatcactttttcTTCTGTTGCGCTGTCATTATTGAGGGCTCTTCTAAGCGTCATTCCATCCATCTCATGTTTTCGCCTTGCGTCATCATACCTTCTGCAGTCTAAGAGAATGTGTTGGATGTCGAGCATAGTTCCACAGCATTCGCATGTTGGTGGTTCTgttttttctaggagaaagctGTGGGTCAGTCTCGTGTGTCCGATCCTGAGTCGAGTCAGGACACGTTGGTCGCCAGGGTTGTCACGATCTTTCCATTTTTCAGTTTCAAATTTGATTCGTCGTAGTTTAGTATCGCGCATAGAGAACCACTGGCTGTTCCAGTGTTGTCGAATTGTACGTTTAATTTCTCTTGTTGCATCGTCTGCTGGGATCGATAGTGGTAGTGGTTCGCTGTTTCTTGCTTCACCAGCTAATCGGTCTGCTTCAATATTGCCGTAGACTCCAGCGTGACCCGGGATCCAGCAAAATTCAATCGGTTTATTCTGTGCTAATCTTTCTATTTTCTGAATCCACGGGTGCGTTGATTTGCCAGCTTCGAGTGCCGACAGACAGCTCGCAGAGTCAGATAGAACTACTATACGATTTGTACCAGTATGCTGTGTCAGTGCCATTGTGATGGCATAGGCCTCTGCCGAAAAAACACTGTACTGTGGAGGAAGGCTAGCTGAGAGCATCAGATCGTTGCCAAAAAGTCCTGCGCCTACTGTCTCGCTGCACTTTGAACCATCCGTGTAAAGGGCCGTATATCGTTGGAAACGGTTTGACAGCAGCTCTTGTACTAGGGGACGTACTGTACTGGAAGAGGCTCCAGCTCTTACTCTTCGCTTGATGTCCCACACAACAGATGGGGGAGGGGTATTCCATGCACGGGTATTTAATCTCTCTCGCAGACATATCGTTGGGATTGTTTCCCCGGTCGTATCTAGCAGTTGTTCTCTAGCTCGCTCAACTAAAGGTAGATCTGTATTTCTGGAGTCCTTCTCTAGGATGCGTATTGCGGTTCGAACTGTGCTTTGCAACACAAGCAGGTTGAATGGTAAAGTACCTGCTTCTGCCAAAATTGAATGAATAGGACTGGTAACGAATGCCCCCGACGCGAGTCTTATCATGCGATTGTATACTGGCGCTAGTGTCTGTATTGCAGTTTGGTTACCTCTTGTTATTAGGCCCACACCATAGAGAAGCCTGGATGTGACGATAGCTGATCCAATTTTCAGCAGCGAGATACGGTGTCCACGGTTAAGTTTTGCTCCGAGAATTTTCAGGATTCTAAGCCTTAGATCGCACATCTTTTTAGTAAGCCTACATTGTGTACTGAATCTGAAGCTTCGATCTAACATAACGCCAAGAATTTTCAGCACGTTTGTTTTTGGTATAGGTACTCGCTCAATGGTGATATCGCTGACGGGTTCTCTTCGCACATTTGGACTTCCGTAGAAGGTGCTGGATTTGGCTGCAGAGATTGTGAAGCCGACACTTTTCGCCCATTTATCGACGGCTTTCACAGCTGCTTGCAACTTCCTGTATAATGGCCGGTCTTTATGCGCTTTCACCACGAGCAGGATATCGTCTGCGTACAAGAGAACAGTGACCCCAGAAGGTATTACTCGGAAGACGGGTTGCATAGCAACGAGAAACAGCGTAACAGATAACACCGAGCCCTGGGGAACTCCATTTTCTAGGTTATGTACACGGGACAGCTGTCCTTCTACGGTTACTTGGAATGACCTTTGAGATAAAAAGCTTCGCATCATATTCAGCATTCGTCCTCGGATCCGCCATTTTTTCAGCGTACGCAGGATGCCGTATCGCCATGTGGTGTCATAGGCTTTGGATAGGTCTAGAGATGCCATCAGACAGTGTTCATCGTTGTTTGGCAGTGATCTCTCCAGCTCTGCAAAGTATGTATCTGTGCCGCATCCGGCACGGAATGCGTGTTGTCGCCTATCGAGGCAATTTTTTTGTTCGAGTTCGGTGGTTAAACGACGATTCACCATTCGCTCAAATATTTTTGCCAAGCAGCTTGTCAGCATAATAGGTCGGAAAGCTGCGGGACCCGAGTCATGCGTGTTCGGTTTTGGGATGGGTACGATAGTGCCGGTCCGCCAGCTAATAGGAAACTCACTATTTCGCCACACTCTGTTTAGGAGCTCCAGCAAAGCTGATTTAACGGAGAACGGGAGTCGCTGAATCATGGGATACCCGATGTTGTCAGGGCCGGTCGACATACTACGCCCTTTGTCGAGTGCCCACAAAAGTTCGGTTAGTGAGAAGTCGCTGTTATACAAGTCCTCCGTGTCATTAGATGTTTCGATGTGGTTTTTCTCCGCcttctcttttatttttcgaaaggaAAGGGAATACGATGAGGTAGCAGACCTCTCCTCGTAGTGCTGCGCTAATTCTTCCGCTATCGTTGATGGATCGTCGGTGAAGCCAGTTCCTAATTCCATCACCATTTTTCGGTTATAGCGTTTGCCACGCAGTGCATTTGTTTTTTGCCACAGTTCAGAAGAAGTACTATTTGGTGCAATCTTCTCGATGAGTCCCTCCCATGACGTTTGTTTAGCTTGTAGAATCGCTTTTCTCGCTATTGCTCGTGCCTCCTGGAATTCTTTTAGTGCTTCCGCTTTTCTTGGATCGGAGTTTTCTAATCGCCGTAGCGCACGTAGTGTTTTTCTTCTCCGTTTAATCACTGTCTCTATTTCAGGGCACCACCAAGGCACGGATTTTGGCCCGCTCTTTCCGCTTGTACGTGGAATACACGCTGTAGCCGCTGCAATTATTCTCTGGGTAAACGACTCTACATCGATTTCCTCACCGGGGCGGATGGAGTTGGCAGTCAGATGTTCATACAACTGCCAGTTTGCATTGTCGTATTGCCATTTACGCCGTTTTGTGTATGATTGCGACCAATTGGTTGTTGAAACTGTAATCGGAAAATGGTCACTATTGTGCGTATCCGGAAGTACACGCCAATCGAATTTCGAGGCTATTGATTCGGAGCAGATGGTTAGATCAATCGCAGACGTTGATCCAGTGACTGGATCAATACGTGTGTGTGTGCCATTATTCAGCACGATGAGGTTTCTAGATAGCGTTTCTTCGGCTAACCATCGACCAAGAGCATTAGATGTGTTTGAACCCCACGCGAGATGGTGTGCGTTGAAGTCACCTAGTAACAAAATGGGATCGGTTAACTGTTCGAGCAGACTGTTTAAAGCAGTGCTGCAGTCTTGCTGGCTCGGGGGGATGTATACAGATACTACAGTGACAGGTACTGGTAAAAAGACACGTACAGCGATGATTTGTAATTCACAGTCAGTTGCGAGCCTCTCGAAAGGTACTCCATCTCGAATCGCAAGACCAACTCCATGTTGCCAGCGGTTGCGACAGCCTGTTTTCAGTAGCAGCGTGTAGCCCTTACCAACGAAGTCCGCAGCAATGATTCGGTTGTCAGCCTTCGTTTCCTGTAGAGCCACTACACTTGGTTCGTATTCGGCAATGAGCTGTTTAAGTTCGTTCACGTTGTGACGCAGGCCTCGTATGTTCCATTGAAGGGCGAAAGTTTTGCCACGATTTGATTTTGGAGGAGGCGATATGGTTGTTGACGAGCAGATAGATGTTCTACGTGGTATCGTTTGCGTTTCTCTTCGGCTGTCGACCGGATTCCAGGAAAAGCTAGAGGGTGCAAGACATTCGTGACTGGTC from Wyeomyia smithii strain HCP4-BCI-WySm-NY-G18 chromosome 3, ASM2978416v1, whole genome shotgun sequence encodes the following:
- the LOC129733307 gene encoding GATA zinc finger domain-containing protein 14-like is translated as NNNNNNNNNNNNNNNNNNNNNNNNNNNNNNNNNNNNNNNNNNNNNNNNNNNNNNNNNNNNNNNKNNNNNNNNNNNNNNNNNNNNNNNNNNNNNNNNNNNNNNNNNNNNNNNNNNNNNNNNNNNNNNNNNNNNNNNNNNNNNNNNNNNNNNNNNNNNNNNNNNNNNNNNNNNDNNNNNNNNNNNNNNNNNNNNNNNNNNNNNNNNNNNNNNNNNNNNNNNNNNNNNNNNNNNNNNNNNNNNNNNNNNNNNNNNNNNNNNNNNNNNNNNNNNNNNNNNNNNNNNNNNNNNNNNNNNNNNNNNNNNNNNNNNNNNN